In the genome of Phlebotomus papatasi isolate M1 chromosome 2, Ppap_2.1, whole genome shotgun sequence, one region contains:
- the LOC129801289 gene encoding probable GDP-L-fucose synthase has translation MTRNILVTGGTGLVGKAIETVVTTSACKDDNFLFLSSKCCDLTNLEETRKLFEKFRPTHVIHLAAMVGGLFHNMSNNLDFLRKNMQINDNVLALCHEFNVKKVVSCLSTCIFPDKTTYPIDETMVHNGPPHDSNYGYSYAKRFIDITNRAYYEQYGHIFTSVIPCNVFGPHDNFKPGVSHVIPGMIHRLYETIRNPDIPETEKIFTVFGTGKPLRQFIYSLDLARLFLWTLDHYDSVKPLILSVDEEDEVSISQVAESITKAFEFQGKIEFDTSKADGQFKKTASNKKLRSLVPDFKFTPFSEAIKDTVTWYKANYEKARK, from the exons ATGACGAGAAATATTCTTGTAACTGGAGGCACAGGTCTTGTGGGAAAAGCCATTGAAACTGTTGTTACAACAAGTGCTTGCAAGGACGATAACTTCCTGTTTCTCAGCTCAAAATGTTGCGATTTAAC GAATCTTGAAGAAACTAGAAAATTGTTTGAGAAATTCAGGCCAACACATGTCATTCACCTTGCGGCAATGGTTGGGGGCTTATTCCACAATATGAGCAACAATTTGGATTTCCTG CGCAAAAATATGCAGATAAACGACAATGTTCTTGCACTTTGCCACGAGTTCAATGTGAAGAAAGTTGTCTCTTGTCTCTCAACTTGCATCTTCCCGGACAAAACTACCTATCCAATTGACGAAACTATGGTACACAATGGTCCCCCTCATGACTCTAACTACGGTTATAGTTATGCCAAGAGATTCATAGATATCACCAATAG AGCCTACTATGAGCAGTATGGTCATATATTTACTTCCGTAATTCCTTGCAATGTCTTTGGACCACATGATAATTTTAAACCTGGTGTAAGTCACGTAATTCCAGGCATGATTCATCGTCTGTACGAGACAATTCGAAATCCTGATATTCCAGAAACCGAGAAAATCTTCACGGTGTTTGGAACAGGAAAGCCTCTGAGACAATTCATTTACTCTTTGGATCTAGCACGTCTCTTCCTTTGGACTCTCGATCACTACGACAGTGTCAAACCATTGATCTTGTCAGTGGACGAAGAGGATGAAGTGTCAATCAGCCAAGTGGCAGAATCTATTACGAAAGCCTTTGAATTCCagggaaaaattgaatttgatacgAGCAAAGCAGATGGACAGTTCAAGAAAACAGCTTCCAATAAGAAACTGAGAAGCCTTGTGCCAGACTTCAAGTTCACCCCCTTCAGTGAAGCCATCAAAGATACAGTGACATGGTACAAGGCTAATTACGAGAAGGCCAGGAAGTAA